Proteins encoded in a region of the Ziziphus jujuba cultivar Dongzao chromosome 3, ASM3175591v1 genome:
- the LOC107434896 gene encoding LOW QUALITY PROTEIN: probable protein S-acyltransferase 6 (The sequence of the model RefSeq protein was modified relative to this genomic sequence to represent the inferred CDS: substituted 1 base at 1 genomic stop codon) codes for MASEDMKVMEPETENNNVKVEEKSHIEEKDIVGDQGGNVIMMILKGNLFAIKRVMEDYFLRFGCCGGKLEKTRTYQVWPGKNVFFFPGRLVCGPDPRGLILTTVSILVSDWVFSVYIGEDLPNHSTLIVTFSFILTIIVSIVLVNLVLVSAIDPGIIPRNEKDLVDCTPGMRRKRFITNVNGVEMNLKYCRKCKIFRPPRSCHCIVCDNCVERFDHHCPWIGQCISLDXNYRFYLSFVVWALAFFIYILGFSCWRIHQTVQRIRGNSSSSLLAMLLRNCPETLALASFSFAASFFLSGLVIFHAYLISINQTAYENFQECYMNRKNPCDKGVLNNFKGILFMKLPSSKVDFRSELASSLHPVAASHEV; via the exons ATGGCTTCAGAGGATATGAAAGTAATGGAACCTGAGACTGAGAATAATAATGTGAAAGTAGAAGAGAAATCACACATTGAAGAGAAGGACATTGTTGGAGATCAGGGAGGTAATGTAATTATGATGATTCTTAAAGGAAATTTGTTTGCCATTAAAAGGGTTATGGAGGATTATTTCCTACGATTTGGTTGTTGTGGAGGCAAATTGGAAAAAACTAGGACTTACCAAGTTTGGCCCGggaaaaat GTATTTTTCTTCCCTGGCCGTCTTGTATGTGGGCCGGATCCAAGAGGGTTGATCTTAACGACTGTTTCTATACTAGTTTCTGATTGGGTATTTTCGGTTTATATTGGTGAAGATCTTCCAAACCATTCCACTCTTATTGTCacattttccttcattttaacCATAATTGTAAGTATA GTTCTTGTCAATTTGGTACTGGTTAGTGCAATTGATCCAGGTATTATTCCGAGAAATGAGAAAGATCTGGTGGACTGCACTCCTGGGATGAGAAGGAAGAGGTTTATAACCAATGTTAATGGGGTAGAAATGAACCTAAAGTATTGTCGCAAATGTAAGATTTTTAGGCCACCCAGGAGTTGCCACTGCATTGTTTGTGATAATTGTGTAGAGAGATTTGATCATCACTGTCCTTGGATTGGTCAATGTATATCCTTGGATTG AAACTACAGGTTTTACCTATCATTTGTGGTATGGGCCTTGGCTTTCTTCATATACATACTTGGCTTCTCTTGCTGGAGAATCCACCAAACAGTTCAGAGAATTAGAGGCAATAGTAGTTCCAGTTTGCTAGCCATGCTGTTGAGGAACTGCCCTGAAACACTTGCACTGGCATCATTTAGTTTCGCAGCCAGCTTTTTCTTAAGTGGCCTTGTCATATTTCATGCCTATCTTATCTCAATAAACCAG ACTGCTTATGAGAACTTCCAAGAATGTTATATGAATCGCAAAAATCCTTGTGACAAAGGAgttctaaataattttaaagggaTTTTGTTTATGAAACTACCATCTTCTAAAGTCGATTTTCGATCTGAATTAGCATCAAGTTTGCATCCAGTAGCTGCAAGTCATGAAGTTTGA
- the LOC132803067 gene encoding putative F-box/FBD/LRR-repeat protein At5g44950: MATKRVKRNRGEKGVQNEPDIMAKDRISQLPDSLIYYIFSFLPTIHLVRMSRVSRRWRRMWVSTPFLYSDCHFDDVTFTKNVNRSSMFLKFVGNCLRCRKKYMQPDTFIISFKLHSYYKLGRHDAQLVDKWVRFAIESKVKELDLRVQDYCIPQFVFTASSLTQLRFHALEFEVASLSNSSSLTQLKLRPLKLEVPFLSKFPPLKVLSLSYVESNYESFQNLISGCLIIEDLHLQDLNEIHPMHEYLLDIAVGMFDFWASPP; this comes from the coding sequence ATGGCAACAAAAAGAGTAAAGAGAAACCGTGGAGAAAAAGGGGTACAAAATGAGCCCGACATCATGGCCAAAGACCGAATATCACAATTACCTGATTCtctcatatattatattttttcattcctTCCTACCATTCATCTTGTTAGAATGAGTCGTGTTTCAAGGCGTTGGAGACGGATGTGGGTTTCTACTCCCTTCTTATATTCTGATTGTCATTTCGATGATGTTACTTTCACTAAGAACGTAAATAGATCAAGTATGTTCCTAAAATTTGTGGGAAACTGTTTGAGATGTCGAAAGAAATACATGCAACCAGACACATTCATAATAAGTTTTAAGCTTCACTCATATTATAAACTCGGACGCCATGATGCTCAACTAGTAGATAAGTGGGTGAGGTTTGCCATTGAAAGCAAAGTGAAAGAGTTAGATCTTCGAGTGCAAGATTACTGTATTCCTCAGTTTGTTTTTACCGCAAGTTCATTGACGCAACTGAGGTTTCATGCTTTGGAGTTTGAGGTCGCTTCACTTTCAAACTCAAGTTCATTAACTCAGCTTAAATTAAGACCTTTGAAGTTGGAGGTCCCTTTTCTTTCAAAGTTTCCCCCTTTGAAAGTTCTTTCATTGAGCTATGTGGAATCTAATTATGAGTCATTTCAAAATCTTATTTCTGGATGTCTTATTATTGAGGATTTGCATTTACAAGACCTAAATGAAATTCATCCTATGCATGAATATTTGTTGGATATAGCGGTTGGAATGTTTGATTTCTGGGCTTCCCCTCCTTGA